A single genomic interval of Chloracidobacterium validum harbors:
- a CDS encoding L-lactate dehydrogenase — protein sequence MAIQKRTIGIVGTGNVGVAAAYAMFIQRTASDIILLDKDQSRAEGEALDLMHGQTFAGPARVRVGNYPDLAEAQVIVIAAGVSQRPGESRLDLMERNVAVFRAILSELDQHAPNALLVIATNPVDVLTYVAQALSTRPAQRIIGTGTMLDTARFRALLGEHYGVDPRSVHAYILGEHGDTEFPVWSDARIGGLRLVGNVINGRPYDRPALDAIFEQTRRSAYDIIERKGYTNLAIGLVIARLVQTILNRQRSVLPVSVRLQGEYGLTRVCLSLPSIVSENGLESSILPELDADELAAMRQSASILQERIVEALPVAAGPVPDNHTATQG from the coding sequence ATGGCGATTCAGAAGCGCACCATTGGCATTGTCGGTACCGGAAATGTCGGCGTGGCAGCCGCCTACGCGATGTTTATTCAGCGTACGGCTAGCGACATCATTCTGCTTGATAAAGACCAGTCCCGCGCCGAGGGGGAGGCGCTTGATCTCATGCACGGGCAAACGTTTGCCGGGCCGGCGCGGGTGCGCGTCGGTAACTATCCAGACCTCGCTGAAGCCCAGGTCATCGTCATTGCGGCCGGCGTCAGCCAACGACCAGGCGAAAGCCGCCTCGATTTGATGGAGCGCAATGTCGCTGTTTTTCGCGCGATCTTGAGCGAACTTGACCAGCACGCGCCCAATGCCTTGCTGGTCATCGCCACCAACCCGGTGGACGTGCTGACCTACGTGGCGCAGGCGCTTTCGACGCGCCCGGCCCAGCGCATCATCGGCACAGGCACCATGCTGGACACCGCGCGCTTCCGCGCCCTACTAGGTGAACACTACGGCGTCGATCCACGCTCGGTTCATGCCTACATCCTGGGCGAGCACGGCGATACGGAGTTCCCCGTCTGGAGTGATGCGCGGATCGGTGGGTTGCGGTTGGTGGGCAATGTCATCAACGGACGTCCCTATGACCGCCCGGCACTGGATGCCATCTTCGAGCAAACGCGCCGCAGTGCCTACGACATCATCGAACGAAAAGGCTACACCAACCTAGCGATTGGCTTGGTCATCGCGCGGCTGGTTCAGACAATTCTCAACAGACAGCGCAGCGTTTTGCCGGTCAGCGTCCGGTTGCAGGGCGAATATGGACTGACCCGCGTCTGCCTGAGCCTGCCGAGCATCGTGAGTGAGAACGGCCTCGAAAGCAGCATCTTGCCTGAGCTAGACGCAGACGAACTGGCGGCAATGCGCCAATCAGCCAGCATCCTCCAGGAGCGCATTGTCGAAGCCCTACCGGTCGCCGCTGGACCCGTACCGGACAACCACACGGCAACCCAGGGCTGA
- the thrS gene encoding threonine--tRNA ligase: MEMSSAQPVSASPLTAFRILQSRDPETAKRAIAVRVNGELRDTTCEVSESDTVEPVLPEDPEALEIYRHSTAHLLAAAVLDLFPDTKLGAGPALKDDPKGGFYYDFLQEKPFTPDDLVRIEKRMREIAKRNTPFRRVEMPREEALQKFSADELKCYFIGEKGGENPSFYTLGDQFIDFCRGPHVPSAGRIKAFKLLSVAGAYWLGNENNPQMQRIYGTSFFTQEALDEWLQQREEAAKRDHRRLGKELDLFSFTDEVGSGLALFHPKGALILHLLQEFLYEALLANDYNLVRTPHVASSRLWETSGHTAKYRGDMYPAMQFEDEPVEYQLKPMNCPFHIQIYKSQPRSYRDLPIRYAEMGTVYRYERSGVQHGLLRVRGFTQDDAHLFCTPETLEAEILGCLAFAQKVYATFGFDYKIELSVRDAQDHAKYLGDDEVWTLAEAALTKALDKLALPYVRVEGEAAFYGPKIDIKVIDAIRRTWQLATIQVDFNLPQRFGLEYIGADNRPHPPIMVHRAILGSLERFFGLLIEHFGGKFPVWIAPVQAAILPIADRLNDHAANVARRLRMAGLRVEVDARSEKIGAKIRQAQLRKVPYMLVLGDREAETGDVAVRTRSDGDIGTLSIEAFIERVTEEVRQRAITP, from the coding sequence ATGGAGATGTCGTCTGCGCAACCTGTTTCTGCTTCGCCCCTGACGGCGTTTCGGATTCTCCAGTCCCGTGATCCCGAAACGGCCAAGCGGGCGATTGCTGTGCGCGTGAATGGCGAGCTGCGGGATACCACCTGCGAAGTCTCCGAGTCTGATACAGTTGAGCCCGTGCTTCCCGAAGACCCCGAGGCGCTCGAAATTTACCGTCATTCAACTGCGCACTTGCTGGCTGCCGCTGTTCTAGACCTGTTTCCCGATACCAAGCTAGGGGCCGGGCCGGCGCTCAAAGACGATCCCAAAGGCGGGTTTTATTACGACTTTTTGCAGGAAAAGCCCTTCACGCCGGACGATTTGGTTCGCATCGAAAAGCGAATGCGCGAAATCGCCAAGCGCAATACGCCATTTCGCCGGGTTGAAATGCCGCGGGAAGAGGCTCTACAAAAGTTTAGCGCCGATGAACTCAAATGCTACTTCATTGGCGAAAAGGGCGGTGAGAACCCAAGTTTTTACACCCTTGGCGACCAGTTCATTGACTTTTGCCGGGGGCCGCACGTTCCGAGTGCTGGACGGATAAAAGCTTTCAAGTTGCTCTCCGTCGCCGGGGCCTACTGGCTCGGTAATGAAAACAATCCACAGATGCAGCGCATTTACGGAACATCGTTCTTTACCCAGGAGGCGCTTGACGAGTGGCTTCAGCAGCGAGAAGAGGCTGCCAAGCGAGACCACCGTCGGTTGGGCAAAGAACTCGATCTGTTTAGCTTCACCGACGAGGTTGGGAGTGGCTTGGCCCTGTTTCACCCCAAGGGCGCGCTGATTTTGCACCTACTACAAGAGTTTCTGTACGAAGCGTTGTTGGCCAACGACTACAACCTCGTTCGGACGCCGCATGTGGCGTCAAGTCGGCTGTGGGAAACGTCAGGGCATACCGCCAAGTACCGTGGCGACATGTACCCAGCGATGCAGTTCGAGGATGAGCCGGTCGAATACCAGCTCAAACCGATGAACTGTCCGTTTCACATCCAGATTTACAAGTCGCAGCCGCGCAGCTATCGAGACTTGCCGATCCGCTATGCCGAAATGGGAACGGTGTACCGCTACGAGCGGTCTGGCGTTCAGCATGGACTGCTGCGGGTTCGCGGTTTCACGCAGGATGACGCGCACCTGTTCTGCACACCGGAAACCCTTGAAGCCGAAATCTTGGGCTGCCTGGCATTTGCTCAGAAAGTCTATGCCACGTTTGGCTTTGACTATAAGATTGAACTCTCGGTGCGCGATGCCCAGGATCATGCGAAGTACCTTGGTGACGATGAAGTTTGGACGCTGGCGGAAGCCGCGCTAACCAAGGCACTTGACAAGCTAGCCCTGCCTTACGTGCGCGTGGAAGGGGAGGCCGCCTTCTATGGGCCAAAAATTGACATCAAGGTGATTGATGCCATTCGGCGCACCTGGCAACTGGCCACGATTCAAGTGGACTTCAACCTGCCGCAGCGATTTGGGCTAGAGTATATTGGTGCAGATAATCGTCCACATCCGCCGATTATGGTTCACCGGGCGATTTTGGGTTCTCTCGAACGCTTTTTTGGCTTGCTGATTGAGCATTTTGGCGGCAAGTTTCCGGTATGGATTGCGCCTGTTCAGGCGGCTATCCTGCCAATTGCCGACCGCCTGAATGATCATGCGGCAAATGTTGCGCGGCGGTTGCGAATGGCTGGCTTGCGCGTTGAAGTGGATGCGCGAAGTGAAAAGATTGGCGCGAAAATTCGTCAGGCACAACTGCGCAAAGTCCCATACATGCTTGTCTTAGGCGACCGCGAAGCCGAAACTGGGGACGTGGCGGTGCGGACGCGAAGTGACGGTGACATTGGAACCCTTTCAATTGAGGCGTTTATTGAGCGCGTGACGGAAGAAGTGCGGCAGCGCGCCATAACCCCATAG
- the infC gene encoding translation initiation factor IF-3, whose translation MVRLWTLPQQRSCRIAIPPNRSVRDRGPQVPTNERIRHREVRVIDEEGNQLGIMSPQQALAIAQERGLDLVEVASQASPPVCRIIDYGKWQYEQKKKQHEAKKKQTVISVKEIKLRPAIGDHDYEFKKNNALRALEEGDKVKASVRFIGREITHRELGERVLSRLEKDLAHVATVEVRPKMEGMTMFVIFTPKK comes from the coding sequence ATGGTCCGCTTGTGGACGTTGCCCCAACAAAGGAGTTGTCGTATCGCCATCCCACCCAATCGGAGCGTCCGTGACCGTGGCCCACAAGTGCCGACGAATGAGCGGATTCGTCATCGTGAAGTGCGCGTCATTGATGAAGAGGGAAACCAGCTTGGCATCATGTCGCCTCAGCAGGCCCTGGCTATTGCCCAAGAACGTGGACTTGATCTCGTCGAGGTCGCTTCCCAGGCCAGCCCGCCAGTCTGTCGCATCATTGACTATGGCAAGTGGCAGTACGAGCAGAAGAAGAAGCAGCACGAAGCCAAGAAGAAGCAGACGGTGATTTCAGTCAAGGAGATCAAGCTGCGCCCTGCTATTGGTGATCACGATTATGAGTTCAAGAAAAACAATGCGCTTCGGGCGCTGGAGGAAGGCGACAAGGTGAAAGCCTCGGTGCGATTCATTGGGCGTGAGATTACCCACCGGGAGCTTGGAGAGCGCGTGTTATCCCGTTTGGAGAAAGACCTTGCCCATGTGGCGACGGTTGAAGTCCGTCCAAAGATGGAGGGCATGACGATGTTTGTTATTTTTACGCCCAAGAAATGA
- the rpmI gene encoding 50S ribosomal protein L35, giving the protein MPKLKTHKGAAKRFRSTASGRFKRGHSHCRHILTKKSSKRRRHLDIDTYVSPADEGAIRQMLPYGS; this is encoded by the coding sequence ATGCCTAAGCTGAAGACACATAAAGGAGCTGCCAAGCGATTTCGCTCAACGGCCAGCGGACGGTTCAAACGTGGGCACTCGCACTGTCGCCACATTCTAACGAAGAAGTCGTCGAAACGCCGCCGCCATCTGGATATTGATACCTATGTCTCACCGGCGGATGAGGGGGCCATTCGGCAGATGTTACCTTATGGGAGCTAA
- the rplT gene encoding 50S ribosomal protein L20 has translation MPRAKRGNKRLQRRKKILKLAKGYKMTKSKLYRSAKESVERALKFAYIGRRIKKRDYRSLWIVRINAAARRSGLSYSQFMHGLKKAGILLDRKVLANLAATDESSFASLAIQVKQVLA, from the coding sequence ATGCCCCGCGCAAAACGAGGAAATAAACGCCTACAGCGCCGTAAGAAGATTTTGAAGCTTGCCAAGGGCTACAAAATGACCAAGAGCAAGCTCTATCGTTCAGCGAAGGAGTCAGTTGAGCGAGCGTTGAAGTTTGCCTACATTGGCCGTCGGATCAAGAAACGTGACTACCGATCCTTGTGGATTGTACGGATTAATGCCGCGGCGCGACGGAGTGGGTTGAGTTATAGCCAATTCATGCACGGACTCAAGAAAGCCGGTATCCTGCTTGACCGCAAGGTATTGGCAAACTTGGCCGCAACCGATGAGTCCAGTTTTGCCAGCTTAGCGATCCAGGTCAAGCAAGTCCTTGCCTAA
- a CDS encoding class I SAM-dependent methyltransferase: MTLALLIPIIFMPKKLLSIWKKNIVDEDELNAAVTWAYRLFLDREPENNYVVEEKRKKLLTTREIRTEFLSSEEYKSKNQPLCHLPMSGNEPPLSIEFTSDLREIFAHIKTVWEKLGKTEPYWSVLTCERFKSEDITSNQDDFYSSGKENVETFFATLLRNGIKPADYETCIEYGCGVGRITAALANKFSKVTAYDISSSHLRIAREYISQSNLKNVEFVLLSSPEDIRLPKTDVVYSVIVLQHNPPPIIQFIIRAMLRALNSGGVAFFQVPTYRLGYRFSLREYLSSDIKREDMEMHVLPQKEIFRIADEEDCRIIEVLEDGWAGIAHGERSNTFLIQKR, from the coding sequence ATGACCCTTGCTTTATTAATCCCGATCATTTTTATGCCTAAGAAGCTATTAAGTATTTGGAAAAAAAACATCGTTGATGAAGATGAACTCAACGCTGCTGTTACATGGGCATACAGGCTTTTTTTGGATAGAGAACCAGAGAACAACTATGTAGTTGAAGAAAAAAGAAAAAAGCTACTGACGACTCGCGAGATTAGGACGGAGTTTCTAAGTTCTGAAGAATATAAATCCAAAAATCAGCCTTTATGCCATTTGCCGATGTCAGGAAATGAACCCCCACTAAGTATTGAGTTTACGAGTGACTTACGGGAGATTTTCGCCCACATTAAGACTGTATGGGAAAAACTTGGCAAAACTGAGCCATATTGGTCAGTACTAACCTGTGAGAGATTTAAGTCTGAAGACATCACCTCGAATCAAGATGATTTTTACTCATCTGGTAAAGAAAACGTCGAAACTTTTTTTGCTACACTTCTCAGGAATGGTATAAAGCCGGCAGACTATGAAACCTGCATTGAGTATGGCTGCGGCGTCGGCCGCATTACGGCTGCATTAGCCAATAAATTTTCCAAAGTAACAGCCTATGACATATCAAGCTCCCATCTGAGGATAGCGAGAGAATACATAAGCCAAAGCAATCTAAAAAATGTAGAATTCGTTTTGCTGAGTTCTCCCGAAGACATACGGCTTCCAAAAACAGATGTTGTCTACTCAGTCATTGTACTTCAGCACAATCCACCACCGATCATTCAATTCATAATACGGGCAATGCTTAGGGCACTGAATTCGGGAGGTGTAGCTTTTTTTCAAGTTCCTACATATCGCCTCGGCTATCGTTTTTCTCTGCGTGAATATCTGTCATCCGACATAAAAAGAGAGGACATGGAAATGCATGTCCTTCCTCAGAAGGAAATCTTCCGTATCGCAGACGAAGAAGACTGTAGAATAATAGAGGTTTTAGAAGACGGCTGGGCAGGAATAGCGCATGGAGAAAGATCAAACACGTTTCTGATACAGAAACGTTGA
- a CDS encoding DUF1844 domain-containing protein → MSEEAPSSFKVSDRRLFNPDGTVRADTERDESEATIPPPTSDRTPAVSLDHPADTHQTPPKADPLFSEFVLELATNAMMMLGLIEHPQYGRLPPDIEGGRHYIDVLAMLTEKTKGNLAPAEERQLQETVASLRMQFVAITKRLAANARQDN, encoded by the coding sequence ATGAGTGAAGAAGCGCCTTCGTCATTCAAAGTTAGCGACCGTCGGCTGTTCAACCCCGATGGGACGGTCCGTGCTGATACGGAACGGGATGAGTCTGAAGCAACGATTCCTCCGCCCACAAGCGACCGGACTCCGGCCGTGTCGCTCGATCACCCGGCAGACACCCACCAAACGCCGCCGAAGGCAGACCCGCTGTTTAGTGAGTTCGTGCTTGAGCTGGCAACGAATGCGATGATGATGCTTGGCTTGATCGAGCATCCACAGTATGGACGACTCCCCCCGGATATCGAAGGCGGACGCCATTACATTGACGTACTGGCGATGCTGACGGAGAAAACGAAGGGGAACCTTGCCCCTGCGGAAGAGCGCCAACTGCAAGAGACAGTTGCATCATTGCGGATGCAGTTTGTGGCAATAACTAAGCGCCTGGCTGCCAACGCACGCCAAGACAACTAA
- a CDS encoding thioredoxin family protein has translation MKSTFKRASVFCALAAALFVAACTAVNTATAAPPAGAPAPAFTAVDSNGKKHSLSDFKGKIVVLEWVNFDCPFVVRHYKSGNMQALQRKYTAKGVVWLSINSSAAGKQGHFAPAEINAKIKERNAAPTAYLIDTEGTIGKAYGAKTTPHMYVIDQAGNLVYQGAIDDSVSTDANEKAKVNYVEAALEAVMAGKPVATPTTKPYGCSVKY, from the coding sequence ATGAAAAGTACATTCAAACGTGCATCTGTCTTCTGCGCTTTGGCAGCGGCCCTATTTGTTGCGGCCTGCACCGCCGTCAACACCGCTACGGCGGCCCCCCCGGCTGGCGCTCCGGCGCCGGCGTTTACGGCCGTGGATAGCAACGGCAAAAAGCATTCCCTCAGCGACTTCAAGGGCAAGATCGTCGTCCTTGAGTGGGTCAACTTTGATTGTCCCTTTGTCGTGCGGCACTACAAGAGCGGCAACATGCAAGCGCTTCAGCGGAAGTACACAGCCAAAGGCGTTGTTTGGCTTTCCATTAACTCATCTGCGGCTGGCAAGCAGGGACACTTTGCCCCGGCTGAAATCAACGCCAAGATCAAGGAGCGCAATGCCGCGCCAACGGCGTATTTGATTGATACGGAAGGCACCATTGGCAAGGCCTATGGCGCGAAGACCACCCCGCACATGTACGTGATTGACCAAGCCGGAAACTTGGTTTACCAGGGCGCGATTGACGACTCAGTGTCAACCGATGCCAATGAAAAGGCGAAGGTCAACTACGTCGAGGCGGCGCTGGAGGCGGTCATGGCCGGGAAGCCAGTCGCAACACCGACCACGAAGCCCTACGGTTGTAGCGTCAAGTACTGA
- a CDS encoding YihY/virulence factor BrkB family protein, with protein sequence MNAALSSSPAPATPASPASFGFFYRIGLTARRIFPAIADLASNEVYVLASAIAFNALLALYPFLLLVLLTCREVLHWNAGVETTLFLLKTTYLPVAEDFIVRNLRAVLEEHTNRGVALVSVGALIFTSAGIFTPLELALNRAWRVKQPRTGWKSQVLAMGLVPVCGVCFLMIVALTAGMQWLAAQTIGGVAGPRFASIITLIAAKVLSLPITIGMLFGLYMVLPSERPAARRVLPMAVWVGLLWEAAHYVFVACLPLIDFRKTYGPFYVTVSLVMWAFVSALLLLLGANLAALDAASSTTRQK encoded by the coding sequence ATGAACGCCGCTTTATCGTCCAGCCCTGCACCCGCCACACCTGCGTCGCCAGCCTCCTTTGGTTTTTTTTACCGCATTGGGCTGACGGCTCGCCGCATTTTTCCAGCCATTGCCGACTTGGCCAGCAATGAAGTTTATGTCCTGGCTTCGGCCATAGCCTTCAATGCCTTACTCGCACTCTATCCCTTTCTGCTGCTGGTCCTGTTGACCTGTCGGGAGGTACTGCACTGGAACGCCGGGGTTGAAACGACGCTGTTTTTGCTCAAGACGACCTACTTGCCGGTTGCCGAAGATTTCATTGTCCGCAACCTGCGCGCCGTCCTTGAAGAACACACAAATCGCGGGGTGGCACTGGTTTCGGTCGGAGCGCTGATTTTTACTAGCGCGGGTATTTTTACCCCACTGGAGTTGGCACTCAACCGTGCCTGGCGGGTCAAGCAGCCACGAACCGGTTGGAAAAGCCAGGTGTTGGCCATGGGGCTTGTGCCGGTTTGTGGGGTGTGCTTTCTGATGATTGTCGCGCTGACGGCCGGGATGCAATGGCTCGCGGCGCAGACGATTGGGGGCGTTGCCGGTCCACGCTTTGCCTCGATTATCACACTGATAGCCGCCAAAGTGCTTTCGCTCCCGATTACCATCGGCATGCTTTTTGGGCTTTACATGGTGTTGCCCAGCGAGCGCCCAGCCGCTCGGCGCGTGTTGCCGATGGCAGTCTGGGTTGGGTTGCTTTGGGAAGCCGCTCACTACGTGTTCGTGGCCTGCCTCCCGCTGATTGACTTTCGCAAGACCTACGGCCCGTTTTACGTCACGGTATCGCTTGTGATGTGGGCTTTTGTGTCTGCGCTTTTGCTTTTGCTTGGCGCGAATCTCGCGGCGCTCGATGCGGCGTCCTCAACGACACGCCAGAAGTAA
- the aroC gene encoding chorismate synthase, producing MLRFITAGESHGPALVTIVEGLPAGLPIDIAAVNAQLRRRQLGYGRGGRMKIEQDRAEVLSGLRHGRTLGSPVALLIRNADFENWQTVMASQPTPDWEAIADDPKKSRRLTRPRPGHADLAGGLKFATHDLRDILERASARETAARVAAGALARQMLAVFGVEVVSHVIRLGGIPADDSLAEATWEQIVAVQESTVLRCIDPVIEAEMVAAVDAARERGDTLGGTFEVVVRGLPVGLGTHTQWDLRLDGRLAQAMMSIQAVKAVEIGAGVAVAHRSGAQLHDEIAYDGRGFTRPTNHAGGLEGGITNGQLLRLRGHLKPISTLRRALQSVDVVTKEAQAAAFERSDTTAVPAAGVIAEAMTALVLAQAWCEKFGGDSLVEMQRNVEGYRAQTAAY from the coding sequence ATGCTACGCTTCATCACCGCTGGGGAGTCGCATGGTCCGGCGCTGGTCACGATTGTTGAAGGACTACCGGCCGGATTGCCGATTGATATCGCAGCCGTCAATGCTCAACTTCGGCGCCGCCAACTCGGCTATGGGCGTGGCGGCCGCATGAAGATCGAACAAGACCGGGCGGAGGTGCTTTCGGGTCTGCGTCACGGGCGTACCCTTGGCTCACCCGTTGCCTTGCTCATTCGGAATGCGGACTTTGAAAACTGGCAGACCGTCATGGCGAGCCAGCCAACACCAGACTGGGAGGCAATTGCCGATGATCCCAAGAAATCGCGCCGCCTGACGCGCCCACGGCCCGGCCATGCCGACCTGGCCGGCGGGCTGAAGTTCGCCACCCACGACCTGCGCGACATTCTGGAGCGCGCCAGCGCACGCGAAACGGCCGCGCGCGTCGCCGCCGGGGCGTTGGCCCGCCAGATGCTCGCGGTGTTCGGCGTTGAAGTGGTCAGTCACGTCATTCGCCTGGGCGGCATTCCGGCAGATGACTCCTTGGCGGAAGCGACGTGGGAACAGATTGTAGCCGTCCAGGAGAGCACCGTGCTCCGTTGCATAGACCCGGTCATCGAGGCTGAGATGGTCGCCGCCGTGGATGCGGCCCGTGAGCGGGGCGATACCCTGGGCGGCACGTTTGAGGTCGTTGTGCGCGGGCTGCCAGTCGGCCTTGGCACCCATACCCAGTGGGATTTACGGCTGGATGGGCGGCTGGCACAGGCGATGATGTCCATCCAGGCCGTCAAGGCCGTTGAGATTGGGGCTGGCGTAGCCGTCGCGCATCGTTCCGGGGCGCAACTTCACGATGAGATTGCCTATGACGGCCGTGGATTCACTCGCCCAACCAACCATGCCGGAGGCCTCGAAGGCGGAATAACGAACGGCCAGTTGCTCCGCCTACGCGGACACCTCAAACCGATTTCGACCCTGCGGCGCGCACTGCAAAGCGTGGATGTCGTCACGAAGGAAGCCCAGGCCGCTGCTTTTGAGCGTTCTGATACTACCGCCGTCCCGGCCGCCGGCGTCATTGCCGAAGCCATGACGGCCCTGGTTTTGGCCCAAGCGTGGTGTGAAAAGTTTGGCGGCGACTCGTTGGTTGAAATGCAGCGCAATGTTGAAGGCTATCGGGCGCAGACGGCCGCTTACTGA
- a CDS encoding acetyl-CoA carboxylase carboxyltransferase subunit alpha encodes MSSTEKTAQIQALETQLTQLSSAPHTPEQDAEIRKLQVRVRELQQEILGATNGGGEMTPMDRVRLARHPERPYALDFIHLLFTDFHELHGDRRFADDPAIVCGFARFEGEPIFIVGQQKANYKQRKMEDRKYRNFGMPKPEGYRKAIRLMQMAAKFRRPIVSFIDTPGAYPGIEAEERGQGEAIARNIIEMMRLASPTIGIIIGEGGSGGALAVGACDRILMLENTIYSVISPEGCASILWRDASQADKAAAAMKITPEPLKEAGIVDEIVPEPGEGAHTDHAAAAELLKPYLAKQLEALRGLPPEKLMEQRYARYCRLGAFVVED; translated from the coding sequence ATGTCGTCAACGGAAAAAACCGCGCAGATTCAGGCTCTCGAAACTCAGCTCACACAACTTTCTTCTGCGCCGCACACGCCAGAACAAGACGCCGAGATTCGCAAGCTACAGGTTCGTGTGCGTGAGTTGCAGCAAGAAATCCTTGGCGCAACGAACGGCGGCGGCGAGATGACGCCCATGGACCGAGTCAGACTCGCCCGCCATCCAGAGCGCCCGTATGCGCTGGATTTCATCCACTTGCTGTTCACGGATTTCCACGAACTCCATGGCGACCGACGCTTTGCCGATGATCCGGCCATTGTTTGTGGCTTTGCCCGCTTTGAGGGGGAGCCGATCTTCATCGTCGGGCAGCAAAAAGCGAACTACAAGCAGCGCAAGATGGAAGACCGCAAGTACCGCAACTTTGGCATGCCCAAGCCAGAAGGCTATCGCAAGGCCATCCGCCTGATGCAGATGGCGGCCAAGTTTCGGCGACCGATCGTCTCGTTCATTGACACGCCGGGCGCGTACCCTGGCATCGAGGCCGAGGAGCGTGGGCAAGGCGAAGCCATCGCCCGCAACATCATCGAAATGATGCGGTTGGCGTCCCCGACCATTGGCATTATCATCGGCGAGGGAGGGTCAGGTGGCGCACTGGCCGTTGGCGCCTGTGACCGCATCCTTATGCTGGAAAACACAATCTATTCCGTTATTTCCCCGGAAGGCTGCGCTTCGATCCTGTGGCGCGATGCCAGTCAGGCCGACAAGGCGGCAGCCGCGATGAAAATCACACCAGAGCCGCTCAAGGAAGCTGGTATCGTGGACGAAATCGTTCCCGAACCGGGCGAAGGCGCGCACACCGACCATGCGGCGGCGGCGGAACTCCTAAAACCGTACTTGGCCAAGCAACTCGAAGCGTTGCGTGGTTTGCCGCCAGAAAAACTCATGGAGCAACGCTACGCCCGCTATTGCCGACTTGGGGCCTTTGTCGTCGAAGATTGA
- a CDS encoding ATP-binding protein: MVGHSPDRTTTSHVQLDRLEFVIPSVIARMHDLLKDLMDLLEARGIAEPNSNIMVALDEAIANAIKHGNHEDPTKNVHVVVEFAADEVVFTITDEGDGFDLKSLPDPTDPSCLMRTCGRGVMLIYHLMDEVEYNARGNQVRMKKKAEQ; encoded by the coding sequence ATGGTAGGTCACTCCCCCGACCGGACGACGACCTCTCACGTCCAGCTCGACCGTCTGGAGTTTGTCATTCCCAGCGTCATTGCGCGCATGCATGACCTGCTGAAAGACCTCATGGATTTGCTCGAAGCCCGCGGCATCGCCGAGCCAAACTCGAATATCATGGTGGCGCTTGACGAGGCCATTGCCAACGCCATCAAACATGGCAATCACGAGGATCCGACAAAAAACGTTCACGTGGTCGTTGAGTTTGCGGCCGACGAGGTTGTTTTCACCATCACCGACGAAGGAGACGGCTTTGACCTCAAGTCGCTACCCGATCCCACCGATCCGAGTTGCTTGATGCGTACCTGCGGGCGTGGGGTGATGCTCATTTACCACCTGATGGATGAAGTCGAATACAACGCGCGCGGCAACCAGGTTCGCATGAAGAAAAAGGCGGAACAATGA